The following coding sequences are from one Luteolibacter yonseiensis window:
- a CDS encoding serine/threonine-protein kinase, with translation MPERTEIIAYCHSCGNPMNVAAVAPFSNVECPTCGKHTRVKREFGPYTLVRRHAAGGMSMVFVAHDNTLDREVALKILSEDYSADEKRIAAFEEEARITASFSHPHVVRVLRTGKSFDRFYIAMELVPGGHFEHQIRERGKIPEIEMLPLAIQVAQGLKAAHAAGLIHRDVKPGNILLDAEGHAKLVDFGLALVTQGGKAKAAELWATPYYVPPETIEGDAEDFRSDIYAFGATLYHALAGYPSCGEETMATDILREAKKQVIPLGTADPTLSEGTCRIVERAMAYQPRDRYASYDEMIGQLESALKRLKSGNADSAESSANAARRRAKKKQGEYVTLGAAAVVLLGAASAGIWWITREEPARDMEKPLSSTTSPAVPSSNPAAAVEIAKSYREARAATEARDYEKSAPAFIALSENPSLQEPTRTWAGVEAVLALLLDGKSNAAKERAQATAVHASGLPDERKISSGLLIMLEKIDERPGIPAKDIDFSPGDAAHVIGWMLAGLKNWEQGMPGEASVFFDAVAAAKISPDESWLGIYQNLAREYLEDRQALTAPVFEEFPADLAGCEAARNDLDGILAKLKTRGRARFDVRAWQLDLARHAKLLRNPKPAVLPAAAPEAEPEPVTGDEKTPLAKLEEFAKHCQFSEGVAYLKSLTIDPEGASRASLIMVTEACAVFLGDLETDLTREPAEGEFLMKSGETVRRISSTVLGMLTVTGTDGQIRPAKWEDFSPDALIYLHRYFVKNSKSEPERLRRHEYAICFDWLAGNRERALNAAVQLSTTSTAFRKRWESILSGLPK, from the coding sequence ATGCCGGAGCGCACCGAAATCATCGCCTACTGTCATTCCTGTGGAAACCCGATGAACGTCGCCGCTGTCGCTCCATTTTCCAATGTCGAGTGTCCGACCTGCGGCAAACACACGCGCGTCAAACGCGAATTCGGCCCCTACACGCTGGTCCGCCGGCACGCGGCGGGCGGCATGAGCATGGTTTTCGTCGCCCACGACAACACGCTCGACCGCGAGGTGGCGTTGAAGATTCTCAGCGAGGACTACTCGGCGGATGAGAAGCGCATCGCGGCCTTCGAGGAGGAGGCGCGCATCACGGCTTCGTTCAGCCATCCCCATGTCGTGCGGGTGCTGCGGACGGGAAAATCCTTCGATCGTTTCTACATCGCCATGGAACTCGTTCCGGGCGGACATTTCGAGCACCAGATCCGCGAGCGCGGGAAGATCCCGGAAATCGAGATGCTTCCTCTCGCCATCCAGGTCGCCCAAGGACTGAAGGCCGCGCACGCGGCGGGCCTGATCCATCGGGACGTGAAGCCCGGCAACATCCTGTTGGACGCCGAGGGACACGCCAAGCTCGTGGACTTCGGACTGGCTCTTGTCACGCAAGGGGGGAAAGCGAAGGCGGCGGAGTTGTGGGCGACACCGTACTATGTTCCGCCGGAGACCATCGAGGGGGATGCGGAGGATTTCCGTTCGGACATCTATGCTTTTGGCGCCACCCTTTATCATGCCCTGGCGGGTTACCCTTCCTGTGGTGAGGAGACGATGGCCACGGACATCCTGCGGGAGGCGAAGAAACAGGTCATCCCGCTCGGCACCGCGGACCCCACCTTGTCGGAAGGCACCTGCCGGATCGTCGAACGCGCGATGGCCTATCAGCCGAGGGACCGTTACGCGTCGTATGACGAGATGATCGGCCAGTTGGAGAGCGCTCTGAAAAGATTGAAATCGGGCAACGCCGATTCCGCGGAGTCGTCCGCCAACGCCGCACGCCGGAGGGCGAAGAAAAAACAGGGAGAGTATGTCACTCTCGGTGCCGCAGCTGTGGTGTTGTTGGGAGCCGCATCCGCAGGGATCTGGTGGATCACCCGCGAGGAACCCGCCCGCGACATGGAAAAGCCGCTCTCATCCACGACATCACCTGCGGTTCCATCCTCGAATCCCGCCGCAGCCGTGGAAATCGCGAAGAGCTACCGGGAGGCCCGGGCCGCCACGGAAGCGCGGGACTATGAGAAATCCGCTCCTGCATTCATCGCGTTGAGCGAAAATCCGTCGCTGCAGGAACCCACGCGGACCTGGGCGGGAGTCGAAGCCGTGCTCGCCTTGCTTCTGGATGGAAAATCCAACGCGGCGAAAGAGCGGGCACAAGCGACGGCCGTCCATGCGTCGGGCCTGCCTGACGAGCGGAAAATTTCATCAGGACTGCTGATCATGCTCGAAAAAATCGACGAGCGTCCGGGAATCCCTGCGAAGGATATTGATTTCTCCCCCGGCGACGCGGCACATGTCATCGGATGGATGCTCGCGGGTTTGAAAAATTGGGAACAGGGCATGCCCGGGGAGGCGAGCGTCTTTTTCGACGCCGTGGCCGCCGCGAAAATCTCTCCGGATGAATCGTGGCTCGGCATCTATCAGAACCTGGCACGGGAATATCTGGAGGATCGTCAGGCGTTGACGGCACCTGTTTTTGAGGAATTTCCCGCCGATCTGGCGGGTTGTGAGGCTGCGAGAAATGATCTCGACGGCATCCTCGCCAAATTGAAAACCCGGGGACGCGCGCGCTTCGATGTGAGGGCGTGGCAGCTCGATCTCGCGAGACACGCCAAACTCCTCAGAAATCCGAAACCCGCCGTCCTTCCGGCCGCCGCCCCGGAGGCTGAACCGGAGCCGGTCACTGGGGATGAAAAAACTCCCTTGGCCAAGCTCGAGGAATTCGCGAAACATTGCCAATTTTCCGAAGGGGTTGCCTATCTGAAATCTCTTACGATCGACCCGGAAGGAGCGTCCCGCGCCTCGCTGATCATGGTCACGGAAGCCTGTGCCGTCTTCCTGGGGGATTTGGAGACAGATCTCACCCGTGAACCCGCGGAAGGCGAGTTTCTCATGAAATCCGGCGAAACCGTGCGGAGGATTTCCAGCACCGTGCTCGGCATGCTCACCGTCACCGGGACGGATGGCCAGATACGCCCTGCGAAATGGGAGGACTTTTCGCCGGACGCGCTCATCTATCTCCACCGCTATTTCGTGAAGAACTCGAAGAGTGAACCGGAACGGCTCCGCCGCCACGAATATGCGATCTGCTTCGACTGGCTTGCGGGAAACCGCGAACGCGCGCTGAACGCCGCCGTCCAGTTGTCGACCACCAGCACGGCCTTCAGGAAACGTTGGGAAAGCATCCTGAGCGGTCTGCCGAAGTGA
- a CDS encoding RluA family pseudouridine synthase yields the protein MEIQVEDSPGERIDAFLAARLSELSRSRIQTLIREQYIQVNGHPAKPRDSVKLGDRITIVLPEAVPLDNAPQDIPLDIIFEDDDLVVLNKASGMVVHPAPGNPDGTLVNALLHHCKGRLSGIGGVERPGIVHRLDKDTSGCLVVAKSDVAHQSLVNQFSERSTMEKLYLAVAQGIPKPEKDTIFTHIGRHPVNRQKMAVVNPPGGKTAITDYEILATDAATLTSLVLCHLHTGRTHQIRVHMHHKGTPLVGDPIYGKPSKASEQTGRLMLHAWRLGFQHPVTGKNMKFEAPIPPEYNQWLDLPGGKALPHH from the coding sequence GTGGAAATCCAAGTCGAAGACAGTCCGGGCGAGCGCATCGATGCGTTTCTCGCCGCACGCCTCTCGGAGCTGTCGCGCTCGCGCATCCAGACCCTCATCCGCGAGCAATACATCCAGGTGAACGGACACCCGGCCAAACCGCGCGACTCCGTCAAGCTCGGCGACCGCATCACCATCGTTCTGCCGGAAGCGGTGCCGCTGGACAACGCCCCCCAGGACATCCCCCTGGACATCATTTTTGAAGACGACGACCTCGTGGTCCTGAACAAGGCGTCCGGGATGGTCGTCCACCCCGCTCCGGGCAATCCGGACGGCACGCTGGTGAACGCGCTGCTCCATCATTGCAAGGGCAGGCTCTCCGGCATCGGCGGAGTCGAGCGGCCGGGAATCGTCCATCGCCTGGACAAGGACACCTCCGGCTGCCTGGTTGTCGCGAAATCCGACGTCGCGCACCAATCGCTCGTGAACCAGTTTTCCGAACGCAGCACGATGGAGAAGCTCTACCTCGCCGTCGCCCAAGGCATCCCGAAACCGGAGAAAGACACTATCTTCACCCACATCGGCCGCCACCCGGTGAACCGCCAGAAGATGGCGGTCGTCAATCCACCCGGCGGGAAAACAGCCATCACCGACTACGAGATCCTCGCGACGGACGCCGCCACCCTCACCTCGCTGGTGCTCTGCCACCTCCACACCGGCCGCACCCACCAGATCCGCGTCCACATGCACCACAAGGGCACTCCGCTCGTCGGAGACCCGATCTACGGAAAACCCAGCAAGGCGTCGGAACAAACCGGCCGGCTCATGCTCCATGCGTGGCGGCTCGGCTTCCAGCACCCGGTCACGGGCAAGAACATGAAATTCGAAGCTCCCATCCCGCCGGAATACAACCAGTGGCTCGATCTCCCGGGTGGAAAAGCGCTTCCGCACCACTGA